Proteins from a genomic interval of Cucumis melo cultivar AY chromosome 7, USDA_Cmelo_AY_1.0, whole genome shotgun sequence:
- the LOC127150399 gene encoding uncharacterized protein LOC127150399 yields the protein MDKSCMMENRMSREYELGVEAFIQFGFRHAKGSSIIRCPCLKCGNRLPQDESTVRYHLYANGINQSYKIWFWHGESFTSLETSCNRQAYTNEETVDDDLFHVINMVQNVRDQFSEVPNTFDNMFDDAKKPLFPGCKRFTKLSALVRLYNLKVRFGWSNASFSELLATMSELLPENNKMSISIKYLVDISRCPKCNISRWKTSNNSNEEIKGVAAKQLWYFPIVPRFLRMFKNSEYAKHLCWHANDRKVDGVLRHPADTPSWRLVDHLWPDFGSEPRNLHLGLSTDGINPYGDLSTKYSCWPVIATIYNLPPWLCMRRKYLMLTMLISGPKQPGYDINVYLAPLIDDLKLMWEEGVQCFDAHRNERFTLRAVLLWTINDFSAYGNLCGCSVKGYKACPICGEETSSIRLPHGKKNAYMGHRKYLPRDHPYRRQKKAFDGNHEHGTPPLPLSGETIYNRLEDKTFPCGKRSTRRLNEDISNDYWKRISAFYELTYWKKLHVRHCLDVMHIEKNVLMNIIGTLLDIPGKSKDGLSARLDLVEMNIRPELALVSDGSRTYIPAACYTLSREEKVSICRTLSDLKAPEGYSSNFRSLVSLENLTLSGLKSHDCHVLMQQLLPIAIRGVLPNNVKVAITRLRSFFNAICSKTLRISDLDKLQQDVVETLCLLEKYFPPSFFTIMVHLCVHLVREAKLCGPIYLRWMYPFERYMKVLKSYVRNRNRPEGSIAEAHICEEAVEFCSEFLSGLDPIGLGSFKSREEGRIERPLSAGSSITPSQVVLKQAHLHILENIEEVHPYRERHMEILKSSNPRRARNEKWLRDEHNRSFPNWIRDEEGQVVSTTIRWIAHGPHPIVMIYKGYKVNGICYNTKRRDDTRTVQNSGVMFVVSTMHVASAKDKNPIIADMSFYGVIQGIWEVDTKNGVRVDDLGFTLVDLNRIGHYSDSFILASQARQVFYVKDPSDDRWWTITYQTMTLGKQARLEAGCSSVPSTEGVINKGKGTRRPTGMSKITQVSCGGHKRVVEYNELGQPIGERATKLKSFIDTTMRVHVPISYQSWKDVPTELKDKIYELIEVIF from the exons ATGGAcaaatcatgtatgatggagaATAGGATGTCCAGGGAGTATGAATTGGGAGTGGAAGCGTTCATTCAATTTGGTTTTCGTCATGCCAAAGGTTCCAGTATTATCAGGTGTCcatgtttgaaatgtgggaacCGTTTGCCACAAGACGAATCAACAGTCAGATATCATCTATATGCCAATGGGATCAATCAAAGCTATAAGATATGGTTTTGGCATGGCGAATCTTTTACATCGTTAGAGACTTCATGTAATCGACAGGCTTACACGAACGAAGAAACGGTCGACGATGATTTATTTCATGTCATAAATATGGTTCAAAATGTCCGCGATCAGTTTTCTGAAGTACCTAATACGTTTGACAATATGTTCGATGATGCAAAGAAGCCTCTATTTCCTGGTTGTAAAAGATTCACAAAGTTATCAGCATTAGTTAGGCTATACAACCTGAAGGTTAGATTTGGATGGAGTAATGCTAGCTTCTCTGAACTACTGGCAACGATGAGCGAGTTATTGcctgaaaataataaaatgtcGATATCCAt AAAATATCTGGTAGACATCAGTAGGTGTCCTAAATGTAACATTTCGAGGTGGAAGACAAGTAATAACTCAAATGAAGAGATTAAGGGAGTTGCAGCTAAACAGCTGTGGTATTTTCCAATTGTTCCGAGGTTCTTAAGGATGTTCAAGAACTCCGAATATGCAAAGCACTTGTGTTGGCATGCAAATGACAGGAAAGTAGACGGTGTGTTAAGGCATCCAGCTGATACTCCATCTTGGAGGTTGGTAGACCATTTGTGGCCAGATTTTGGGTCCGAACCGAGAAACCTCCACTTGGGGTTGTCCACAGATGGCATCAATCCATACGGAGATTTATCAACgaaatatagttgttggcctGTGATTGCTACAATATACAACCTTCCACCATGGCTATGTATGAGGAGGAAGTATTTGATGTTAACTATGTTAATCTCGGGACCTAAGCAACCAGGATACGACATAAATGTCTACCTAGCACCTTTGATTGATGATCTCAAACTTATGTGGGAAGAAGGTGTTCAGTGTTTTGATGCACATAGAAATGAAAGATTCACCCTGCGAGCTGTCTTATTGTGGACTATCAATGATTTTTCTGCATACGGGAACCTGTGTGGGTGTAGCGTGAAGGGGTATAAGGCTTGTCCAATATGTGGGGAGGAAACTTCTTCTATAAGACTACCACATGGGAAGAAAAATGCATATATGGGACATAGAAAATACTTACCACGTGATCACCCTTATAGGAGACAAAAGAAAGCATTTGATGGTAATCATGAGCATGGGACACCTCCTCTCCCTTTATCAGGTGAGACAATTTATAATAGACTTGAGGATAAGACCTTTCCATGCGGTAAAAGGTCTACTAGGAGGTTGAATGAAGATATTTCGAACGACTACTGGAAGAGGATTTCTGCATTCTATGAGTTAACGTACTGGAAAAAATTACATGTAAGACACTGTCTTGATGttatgcatattgagaagaatgtattGATGAATATAATTGGTACACTGCTTGACATACCAGGGAAGAGTAAGGATGGATTGAGTGCTAGACTTGATTTGGTAGAAATGAACATTCGACCCGAGTTGGCCCTTGTGTCCGATGGAAGTAGAACTTACATACCTGCAGCATGTTATACATTGTCAAGAGAGGAGAAAGTCTCTATTTGCAGAACTTTGTCTGATCTTAAGGCTCCAGAAGGTTATTCGTCGAATTTCAGAAGTTTGGTATCTTTAGAGAACCTAACGCTCTCTGGTCTTAAATCACATGATTGCCATGTTCTAATGCAACAACTTCTCCCAATTGCAATACGTGGAGTTTTACCTAACAATGTTAAAGTGGCTATCACTAGATTGCGTTCTTTTTTCAACGCTATTTGCTCCAAGACTTTGCGAATATCAGATTTAGATAAATTGCAGCAAGACGTTGTTGAAACATTATGTTTGCTTGAAAAGTACtttccaccatcatttttcaccATTATGGTACATCTATGCGTCCACCTTGTGCGAGAGGCAAAACTTTGTGGACCCATATACCTTCGGTGGATGTACCCATTCGAAAGATATATGAAAGTGTTGAAAAGTTATGTCCGTAATAGAAATCGTCCGGAAGGATCGATTGCAGAAGCACACATATGTGAGGAAGCtgttgaattttgttctgaGTTTCTATCTGGGCTTGACCCCATTGGACTAGGTTCATTTAAATCTCGAGAGGAAGGTCGGATCGAAAGACCGTTATCTGCTGGATCATCTATTACACCTAGTCAAGTTGTACTAAAACAAGCACATCTACACATACTAGAAAACATTGAAGAAGTTCATCCATACAGAGA ACGACATATGGAAATCTTGAAATCTTCCAACCCACGAAGGGCAAGAAATGAGAAATGGTTGCGAGATGAGCACAATAGATCATTTCCTAACTGGATACGAGACGAG GAAGGTCAAGTCGTGAGCACGACAATCAGATGGATTGCACATGGCCCACATCCCATTGTAATGATATATAAGGGATATAAAGTCAATGGAATTTGCTACAACACAAAGCGCCGTGATGACACTAGAACGGTTCAAAATAGTGGGGTTATGTTCGTTGTATCAACAATGCATGTGGCTAGTGCCAAAGACAAAAACCCGATAATTGCTGACATGTCCTTCTATGGTGTGATTCAAGGAATATGGGAA GTCGATACGAAGAATGGAGTACGAGTAGACGATCTTGGATTCACACTAGTTGACCTCAATCGTATAGGACACTATTCAGATTCATTCATATTAGCATCACAAGCAAGACAAGTGTTCTATGTTAAAGATCCCAGTGATGATAGATG GTGGACCATCACTTACCAAACAATGACACTTGGAAAACAAGCTAGATTAGAAGCTGGTTGCTCGAGCGTACCAAGTACCGAGGGAGTCATTAATAAAGGTAAAGGTACACGTAGACCTACGGGAATGTCTAAGATCACACAGGTTAGTTGTGGTGGACACAAGAGAGTGGTTGAATACAATGAGCTCGGTCAACCCATTGGTGAACGTGCAACCAAGTTAAAGAGTTTCATTGATACAACCATGCGGGTTCATGTTCCGATCAGTTACCAATCCTGGAAGGATGTACCTACAGAgctcaaagataaaatttacgaACTAATTGAGGTAATTTTCTGA